The genomic interval ATTTTAAAAAAATAGACACTTTTTGATAAAAATATGCTATAATATACTAATTTAATTTAAAAAAGTAGATGACTTTTCACCCCTTTTTTATTTATTTAAATGCCTATTTTACGGCATTTCAGCTTATAAATTTTAAAATTTCACGCAAGTCTTTAACATCAACACAATGTGTCGCTTCTTTTTTTAAGATATCTTTTGCACAAAATGCAATGCTAAGGTCGCACTTTCTAAACATCGATATGTCATTGGCCCCGTCCCCAACACACATTATCTCGTCCTTGCCTAAATTTAATAGTCCACATAAGCGGTCAATCATATCTCCCTTTGAACTACTAAACATCATTTCTCCGCCAACTTCACCACTTAAAATTCCATCTTTATGGTGTAAGATATTTGCAAAATTTGCATCAAAATTAAGCTTTTTTTGCATTACATCGGTTGCATTGTGAAATCCACCGCTAAAAACCACAACTTTGATACCCTTTTGCTTTAAAGCTTCTATTAGCTCGCCAGCTCCTGGCATTATGGGTAAATTTCTGCAAATTTCATTTACTTTTAAAAGTGGCAATCCTTTTAAAAATTTTACTCTTTTTGTAAGACTTTCAAAAAAATCAAGCTCGCCA from Campylobacter concisus carries:
- the serB gene encoding phosphoserine phosphatase SerB, translating into MIKLCVFDFDSTIMDGETIDILAAANNASEEVANITKRSMNGELDFFESLTKRVKFLKGLPLLKVNEICRNLPIMPGAGELIEALKQKGIKVVVFSGGFHNATDVMQKKLNFDANFANILHHKDGILSGEVGGEMMFSSSKGDMIDRLCGLLNLGKDEIMCVGDGANDISMFRKCDLSIAFCAKDILKKEATHCVDVKDLREILKFIS